AATGCTTCACATTGACATCTAGCTTTATAGTTAATCTGCCGTGGATCTGAAACCGCCTTTCCCTCCCTTCCGTGTGCCTGTTTTCAGTGGGTCAGCTGACTGGTCTATCTTCAGTGGAGATGTACAGGCAGGTGCTTCTGACCGGCTGTCGCTGTGTGGAGCTGGACTGCTGGAAGGGCCGACCGCAAGACGAGGAGCCCTACATCACCCACGGGTTCACCATGACCACTGAGATCCCCTTCAAGGTGGGAGTCGCtacgtttttatttatttttacaaacagGAGAAGGCAGAAGAAAACTGTCTCCATGTTCTGTTGGACACTGGCATTCATAACCTGTTTGAgtattttggggtttttgttaaaataattacattttctccctctttgctTTATTATTCTGCAAACAAGGCAAAGTTCTGTTGTTTAATCCAGAATGTATTTTTGTTGTCAGCACTCATGAAACACTTAACAATCTGAGCAAATGTTTATTATACCATGGAATAAGAAATTTAGctcagtttttaattttctcgTTCTTTCCCTGACTGCAGGAGGTGATTGAAGCGATAGCAGAGAGTGCTTTCAAGACCTCGCAGTACCCCGTCATCCTTTCCTTTGAAAACCATGTTGATTCGTAAGTCACGGTCACCTATGGGTCTGTTTGTCAGTACATGGATTCAGATCAACTACTTTATCTCATTCAAATTCAAGGCTTCTGATGAAACATTTGTCGTAAAAATGGCCGTGGGTGATTGAAGGGCTCTGTCCCATTGTGGCAGGTCAAAGTAAATCAGAGACTAACCTATGTCTCTTGTCCTATCAGGGCCAAACAGCAGGCCAAGATGGCAGAGTACTGCAGGACCATCTTTGGAGACGCCCTGCTCATTGATCCACTGGACAAATATCCGGTaagatttctgtttttagtcTGCATTCTGAGCGATGCGTCGCTGCTGTTCCTCAAGTAACATTAACAACTCACTAATCTCCTTTCACTCCACAGTCATGGTGTTAATCGACTCGCAAACCATCAATTAGGCCCAAACAGCGTGTGATATGCAGATCAGCTCATGATCTCGATCATTTCGTGCTAAAACACAACTCGTGATTCACTGCTTTTGacttcacaacacaaaatgcaaaTCCTTGAAATAAAAAGCTGATTAACATCCGACCCATGACCCAGATCAAGCTTCATGGCACCGTTCGAAGTGATACTACAGTACAACTGGAGACTACATCTGAGACAGTTTATAAGAGACTTTCATTTctagacagagagaaatgaaacacTTCAGTTTGGATAATATGTTGTGGCTGCCAGACTCTTACTCTTAGTCCAGATCAAGTTATTCAtctcagtcactcagtcagttctttttttctttaatccctTGATCCTTTATCTTAAAATGGTTTCTCATTTTCTACTGTATCTTCTACATGGCTTTAGCTGGTCCCAGGTCAGGCGCTCCCATCACCTCAGGAGATGCTGGGGAAGATTCTCatcaaaaacaagaagaagcaCAACCACCACCGACCCTCGAGTGGCGGCAGCATACGGcgcagagagatggaggaacaGTCGTCACCCAACAATGGTAGGCGGGCACACCTGTAGTGCAGAAATCAAGCCTGGAAGCTACACACAAGCTCATAGTAGCTGTTACACACTGATGTGCAAAGACAAGGGGATttaatgctgttgtttgttgtagACTGTCCTTTGACAGACAATGAAGGGAGCCAGCTCCTGTCCAACGGGGAGGAGAAGCTGGCTGAGACCATGGTCAAAGACTCAGAGCCTCGCAAGTCCATCGGTGGGTTGAAGAAGAGTGAAAACGAAAGATTAGAGAGGCTGAAAGTGTGCTGCTGAGTTTGTGtattatatttttgtgtttcatccTGCCAGGAGGCGAGGGAGAAAgcgaggaggatgaggaggatgaacccgtgacagagctgaaaaagCCAAACACTGATGAGGTAAGAACCATCAGGAACAGGGCTGAGGGAGTGTTTGACCGGCCGACGGGCTGATTGATGCATCTGTAGTATATGCCTCCCTCAGGGAACAGCCAGCAGTGAGGTGAACGCCACAGAGGAGATGTCAACTCTCGTCAACTACATCGAACCTGTCAAATTCAAGAGCTTCGAGGTGGCAaccagtaagtgtgtgtgggagtgatAAAGAGCGAGACAGGAGGGTGTCTTAAAGCACTGATGGCTCTAAGCACCTCTCCTGTGTAGCTCATTAGGCAGACAGGTTGGAATCATTCATAGTTAATGATGGTCCTGTCACACTGACCTGACGCACATAAATGATCTTAATCGATTCCAGTACCCGTGCAGTCTTTCTCATCCTTTTGAAtcccattttctgttttctttcttcattttcactcattttctgtccaccagagaggaagaagttCTTTGAGATGTCCTCGTTCGTGGAAACCAAAGGCATGGACACGCTGAAGAGCTCCCCGATCGAGTTTGTCGAGTATCCTTGGAGGCTTGAAAACTTGTGGATAATCAGGATGCAAACTTGTGTCTTCATAGCTGAAATAAGTATGGAATAGTCTTGATCTCTGACCTAAAAACCTGGAAAAGCGATGTTTGGCTATGTCTGCATTTGGCATTATTCCTTAATAGCCCTCCTCCAGGTACAATAAGAACCAGCTGAGCCGAATCTACCCTAAAGGCACGAGGGTGGACAGCTCCAACTACATGCCTCAGCTCTTCTGGAACGTCGGTTGCCAGATGGTGGCGCTTAACTTTCAGACTCTTGGTAAGTCCTGCTATTTTTTGGGGTGGGTGTTACAGAGTTAATAATTATTTTCCAgcagtctgtgttttcatacaGTGCTCATTTATACACTCCCATATAATATGAAATGATAGGCTTGTTTCACCAAGTGTCTCTTTcccagttttcattttaaaaatgatttgaaattAAGTTTTTGATTGAATTTCAAGAACCATAAATAAGCTCTTTGAAAATGTGAAGTCTGGTTCTGTAAAGCTGGCAGATGCTGTGCTACAGATGATAAAATAAAGTCTCCTCAGCCTCATAAATAATTTAGCACTCACAGAAGCCAAAGCATCTCAATCTTTATCCCTATAAAAtgcctcccttcctctttttttcgTGACATTCCCTCACACTcatccatcttcctctccttcctctttctccctctctctctctttttcattcccTCCCTCCTCGCTCTCAGACCTTCCTATGCAGTTAAACATGGGGGTGTTTGAGTATAACGGCCACAGCGGCTACCTGCTGAAACCAGAGTTCATGAGAAGGACGGACAAACACTTCGATCCTTTTACGGAGAACATAGTGGACGGGATAGTCGCCAATACTGTCAAAATCAGGGTAAGGACAAAGTGTGATCAATGTGTAACTATGTGTTTAAAGTGAGTTACTATGATAAACACGTATATTTGAAATCCTACCAGGTGGTCTCAGGCCAGTTCCTGACAGACAAAAAGGTGGGCGTGTATGTGGAAGTGGACATATTTGGACTTCCTGCTGATACAAAGAGGAAATACAGAACCAAAACATCCAATGGGAACTCACTGGACCCTGTGTGGGATGACGAAATGTTTGTCTTCAATAAGGTAACTCATGCTCTCAGACCCCGTGTCAActctcattttctgtcctcAGTGAAACGGACATGAAacacgtctctctctctccctctctctctctctctctctccagatcGTCCTCCCTACGCTGGCCTCTCTGAGGATAGCTGTGTTTGAAGAAAACGGCAAGTTTATCGGACACCGCATCCTCCCAGTGTCGGCCATCAGACCTGGTCAGtgcacaaatacaaacacacacacacacacacatacaaacacccaTAAACACACTTGTAATTTCAAGCATTTAGAGACGTCCACTTGTTTTCTGTAAGTTGAAGAAGAACCAAAGTCTCCcactgatgtactgtatgtcccCCAGTAcctctttatttattctttttttcctccttccttccttccttccttccttctttccttccttccttgtaGGCTACCACTACATCAACCTGAAGAATGAGCTAAACCAGCCCCTCCTCATGCCCTCCCTGCTGGTCTACACCGAGGCTCAGGACTACATCCCTAATGAACACCAGGGTAAGACCACCACATTAACAACAGCATTGTGCGTCTTTACGCCACACAACTCACCTTTAGCCACTTGACTTGACTCAGACTGGACTTACTTTAAACTTCCCACCTGATCCATTTTCCATAACCTCTATCTGTTTCTCTTGCCTAACAAATTCAAACATTTCTCTCTTACTTAACTGAACCTTTTCACCTGTTTATCCTCTGATGTTAGCCGATTAtttcaactgtgtgtgtgtctgtgtgtgttacgcAGAGTACGCAGAAGCTCTGACCAACCCCATTAAGCATATCAGTCAGTTGCacaagagagagacacagctgGCTGTTCTCATAGAGGACAGCAGTGAGGTGAGACACATCTGTGTGCTGAATAATAAGTGTACATTTCCTGCACAccgacattaaaaaaaaataaaaaaaatctttactcGAGGCAGTAACAATTCATTAAGCGTGTCTGTTGCTCTGTTGTCCTAGCATGTCCCCAACCAGCCCAAGGATGGAGAGACCAAGAAAGAGAGTGAAGTCATTTCAGGAGTTCGAGTGAACTCCCCCTTCCACAACCTCCCCCCCTGCGCACCGGATGAGTTCCCTAATGTAATATGTCCATGTATGTGTCCTTACTGCACAAATATCCATTCTTATCTATTTAATGCACTGattttgtgcagtgtgtttaaACTATGAGCTGcatctttaaatgtttttcacacatCTCCAGAAACAAGTGACACTATATTTGCTCACCGTGTTGTCAAAGTCATCTACCTCCCATAATGCCAGATTTTCAtgatttaaaaactttaaaaaaagctttgcGAAGAAAATCCCACAGGGATTTTagcatttcattacattttttttctttttccatcatcCATTTCACACATACTGTCTGTGTGcttctcctctgtttgtgtgtagcaCAAAGTCAGAAGGAGGACCTCATAGCCACTGTTCTGACAGGTAAGGTCATCCCAGCACATCCATGTCCACACAGAAATGAGCTAAATCATTTGTGTGTCACCAATGGACAAGCCAGAGGTGGCCGGTTGACCTGGAGTTTTACACTGGCGATTTACCCCAAATtctatgtctctgtctctctgtgtctgtctctcagatGTCCCGGTCCAGTCTATAGAGGAGCTAAAACAGCAGAAGAGCTATGCGAAGCTGCTGAAGAAACATAGCAAAGAGCTCAAAGAGCTGCGCAAGAAACACCTCAAGAAGGTGAACACATAAGCAGAAGCCTAACAGAATAAAAACGCTAATTTTGCAGTTCAGTGTAGAAACTGGATGTAAAAACATTGGCTTAAAGATGCTGAAAAGTCACTTCCTGCTGCATGTGTGCTGTAAAACAAATTTACGtttgctcgtgtgtgtgtgcaggtgtggaATCTGAGTAAGGAGCAGAAGAATCGCAATAGCCAGCTTCAGTCTGACACCCAGAGGAGACGCAGTCAGATGGAGAAACATCTCAAACGTAGCATCAAGAAAAAGTAAGGATGGGTATCAAGGGAGGAGAATGGGGGAGAAACTCTCAGTGGATATCagaaaaagggggaggaggtgaTGAGGAAAGCAGGTTATAAAACACCTGGATAGAAAGATGATAGAACGATAGAtggtaaaaatgtgtgtgtgtgtgtgtgtgtgtgttcagcgaACCTCAGGAGCCGGTGCAGCGCGAGCTGACAGCGCTGGATCAGGAGCTTGAGAAGCAGACGGTCCAGCTGAGGGAATGGCAGATGCAGGAGCTGCTGAAACTTCGTCAAGAGCTTCACtcactggagagagagaagcaacaaACACACCTGAAAGAGGTAACGACAcgtacacacacctgtgtgtgtgcaagctcAAGGTGACACTGGCTTCCTGCTACAAATCcttaaatatatacacacacactaacgcAGAGTTCATCACTAAGTGATCTCTTAGAAACTTTGGTGGCACTTTTCCACATCTTCACACTGATCCACTGACAGGTCATCatctgctgtggtgtgtgtgtgtgtgtgtgtgtgtgtgtgtgttttttgttttttttaggcctTCCATAAGTTAAAGGAGACGGCCCAGGAATGTCAAGCAACTCAGGTGAAGAAGCTCAGGGAGACGTGTGAGAAGTAAGTGCAGCTTGTTAAAGCCAAATAGTTTGGACGGGAGGAACTTTACTCCTTTAGTTAAGTGCCTTCATGTCTCTTTTCACACCATGTGACTTTCCCACAGGTTGGATTTGAGCATCTAgtttttttaataacatttacaaaaatataaaatgttccTACAGAATTTACTTACCTATTTGATGTAATGctggtgtgtatctgtgtctgcaGGGAGAAGAAGGAGCTCCAGAAGATCCTGGACAGGAAGCGACAAAACAGCATCAGCGAAGCCAAGAACCGCGACAAAGAAAAGGCTGAAACGTAATAaacttgtctttgtttgtttgtgattcTGAGCAGAAGTGGAGGTGATTACTGGATATTTGGGCAGCCAAACCTTATTTTGATTCCTATTtctattgtttcttttttcttttacttgctctttctcttcacCTTTCTATCTCACTCTGCAGGGAACTGAATGAGATCAACAGGAAACATATTCAAGATTCTGTGGCCTTAATCCGCGGGGTAAGTACACACTccagcacgcacacactctcttaTCACCAGCAGTCCTTGACAATGTCCATTTATCTACTGTATGgtgcatttttctgcttttgtcatCAACTTTACTCCGCTCTTCTCAcacttcatcttctttttttttatctctcatTTAACTTCTTCCCTGCATTACTTTATTTCTCCCCCTCATTTGCTCAAATCTTCCTCCCAttctcctttccctccttcctgtatcttcctctcctctccatttttctgtcctcactccccagctggaggaggctcagagcaggagacaggagaagctgatgctgaggcagcgggaggTGCTGCAACACATAGACGAGGAGCTTCCCCTGGTGAGCCAGCCCACATCGACTCACGCACAGCAATGCTAATATCATTTAACCTATTTAAGAACAAAAGCAGTTTTCTTTGCAGTGTACCTAATTCTCAGCTAGATAGCAGACTGTTGCTGAAAAACCTGAACGTTTCTTCATATTTTGCTGGTCTTTCCTCTCCAGCTACAGTCTCAGTTGGAGAGGGATCTGGACGAAGAGTATCTGCGGCTGCCGGAGGAAATCTGCCAGCACCTGCAGCTGGAGCTCCAGAACAAAGGTCTGGGAAAAGACGCCCTGTTCTCGCCCTTTTCCAAtcacagcagctccagcccCAGCTCGGGCTCGGGCCCGCCCTCCAACTGCTCCACGCCCTCTTACCCATCAACGCCCAATCGGAGCACCTGGAACAGGAGCACGGACAATAGCATCACATCATTGGCCGATTCCACTTCCTCGTCCACCACTCCCGTCCTGTCAGAGGCAGAGATGTCGTTCAGTTAAAATTATTACttgt
The sequence above is drawn from the Toxotes jaculatrix isolate fToxJac2 chromosome 23, fToxJac2.pri, whole genome shotgun sequence genome and encodes:
- the plcb3 gene encoding 1-phosphatidylinositol 4,5-bisphosphate phosphodiesterase beta-3 translates to MAGAKPGVHALQLKPVSVHEALKKGGKFIKWDEEPNSGPPTLVTLKVDPDGFFLYWTGGSNLEVDILDISTIRDTRTGKYAKQPKDPKLREVLGFGKADNVEGKLVTVVHGNDLVNISFLNFQAMQEDTAKIWTDELFTLATNILSQNASRNTFLLKAYTKLKVQVNQDGKIPVKNILKMFSDKKRVETALEQCGLVNNRSEGIKPDDFTWEAFQKFLDSLCLRPEIQSIFEESGSKRKPFISLDQLMDFINRRQRDSRLNEVLYPPLKREQVRQIMEKYETNTSQLERDQISLQAFSRYLGGEENSIVPPERLDIIDDMNQPLSHYFINSSHNTYLTVGQLTGLSSVEMYRQVLLTGCRCVELDCWKGRPQDEEPYITHGFTMTTEIPFKEVIEAIAESAFKTSQYPVILSFENHVDSAKQQAKMAEYCRTIFGDALLIDPLDKYPLVPGQALPSPQEMLGKILIKNKKKHNHHRPSSGGSIRRREMEEQSSPNNDCPLTDNEGSQLLSNGEEKLAETMVKDSEPRKSIGGEGESEEDEEDEPVTELKKPNTDEGTASSEVNATEEMSTLVNYIEPVKFKSFEVATKRKKFFEMSSFVETKGMDTLKSSPIEFVEYNKNQLSRIYPKGTRVDSSNYMPQLFWNVGCQMVALNFQTLDLPMQLNMGVFEYNGHSGYLLKPEFMRRTDKHFDPFTENIVDGIVANTVKIRVVSGQFLTDKKVGVYVEVDIFGLPADTKRKYRTKTSNGNSLDPVWDDEMFVFNKIVLPTLASLRIAVFEENGKFIGHRILPVSAIRPGYHYINLKNELNQPLLMPSLLVYTEAQDYIPNEHQEYAEALTNPIKHISQLHKRETQLAVLIEDSSEHVPNQPKDGETKKESEVISGVRVNSPFHNLPPCAPDEFPNVICPSQSQKEDLIATVLTDVPVQSIEELKQQKSYAKLLKKHSKELKELRKKHLKKVWNLSKEQKNRNSQLQSDTQRRRSQMEKHLKRSIKKNEPQEPVQRELTALDQELEKQTVQLREWQMQELLKLRQELHSLEREKQQTHLKEAFHKLKETAQECQATQVKKLRETCEKEKKELQKILDRKRQNSISEAKNRDKEKAETELNEINRKHIQDSVALIRGLEEAQSRRQEKLMLRQREVLQHIDEELPLLQSQLERDLDEEYLRLPEEICQHLQLELQNKGLGKDALFSPFSNHSSSSPSSGSGPPSNCSTPSYPSTPNRSTWNRSTDNSITSLADSTSSSTTPVLSEAEMSFS